The Acidobacteriota bacterium genome contains the following window.
TTTCGCTGTCGGAAATGTGCTTCGACGGTGACGAGGCTGATCTGCAGTTAACGGCGAATACGCAGCCGGCTATATTGACGGTGTCCGTTGCGGCTTTTCACGCTGCGATGGCTGAAGGATTGCCGGTGCCTGATTTTGTTGCCGGGCACAGCCTTGGCGAATATTCGGCCTTAGTGGCCGCCGGTGTTCTCGATTTTGCGGAAGCGGTGCAAACCGTTCGCAAACGCGGAACTTATATGCAGGAAGCGGTTCCGGTCGGTGTCGGCGCAATGGCGGCAATACTTGGACTAGACGCTGCGACGGTCGAGGCAGGATGTGCGGAAGCTGCTCAAGGCCAGGTTTGCAGCCCGGCGAATATCAATTCGCCGTCACAGGTCGTGATCGCCGGCAATGCCGAAGCGGTCGACCGTGCGTGCGAGATATTGAAAGAAAAAGGAGCAAAGCGGGCGATCAAGCTGAACGTCTCGGCTCCTTTTCATTGCGGTTTGATGATGCCGGCCCAGGAGCGGCTCGCTTTGGACCTTGCGAAGCTGGAATACGGAGCGTTCGAGTTTCCGATATTTCACAACGTTGACGCGGCGGCAAGCAGCGATACTTCGCTCGTCGCGGCAAAGCTCACGCAGCAGGTTTCGTCGCCGGTTCGCTGGCTGCAGACGATCGAGAATATGCGGGCTAACGGTGTCGAGAAATTCATCGAGATCGGGCCGGGAAAGGTTTTGACAGGGTTGGTTAGACAGATAGATAAAGAAGCGGTCTACGCCAACATTGAAAATACGGACAGTTTGAGAAATACTTTAGAAACGCTATAAAACAGGAGATTATATTTATGTCAGAAGTACAGGATAAGATCAAACAGATCATCGTTGACGAACTCGGAGTCGACGAAGCAGAAGTTACTGAAAATGCCCGGTTCATCGAAGATCTCGGCGCCGATTCGCTCGATCTCGTCGAACTCGTGATGCGTTTCGAAGAGGAATTCGATATCGAAATTCCTGATGAGGACGCAGAGAAGATCCAGGGCGTTCGTGACGCTTACGCATACGTTGAACAGCATAAAGCTGCTTAGTTTTGATCGTTGATGGTTGACCGTTGATCGTTGTTCGTTGCGTGGTTTTTTCCAACCATCATCGAACAACGATCAACTAACTATTTATATGAAACGTCGAGTAGTAGTTACAGGACTCGGTTCGGTTACGCCTTGCGGAAATGATGTGCCCACGACCTGGGGCGCTTTGATGAAGGGCGAGAACGGGGCTGATTTTATTTCCAGGTTCGACACCGAGAGGTTTTCCGTAAAGTTTGCGTGTGAGGTAAAAGGGTTCGATCCGCTTAGTTTCCTCGATAAAAAGGAAGCCCGGCGGATGGGGGCATTTACCCATTTCGCTCTCGCAGCCTCGGATGAGGCGATGAAACATAGCGGACTTGTTATCGACAGCTCGAATGACGAAATGATCGGAACATACATCAGTTCCGGCATCGGCGATTTCTGGGCGATCGAACGTGAGCACGAAAAGCTTCTGAATCAGGGGCCTGATCGCGTTTCGCCATTCTTTATTGTCTCCGCGATCGTAAATCTTGCTTCCGGCAACGTTTCAATTCGCCACGGTGCGAAAGGCCCGAATTCGGCTACGGCGACCGCGTGTTCCGCAGGTGCTCACGCGATTGGGGACAGTTTCCGTATCATTGAACGCGGTGACGCTGACGCGATGATATGCGGCGGTGCGGAAAGTGCGATAACGCCGATGTCTGTCGCGGGGTTTGCGTCAATGCGGGCTCTTTCGACCCGAAATGACGATCCCAAACACGCCTCGCGGCCGTTCGATCTTGAACGAGATGGCTTCGTTATTGGCGAAGGTGCGGGAATTCTGATCCTTGAAGAGCTTGAATTTGCCAAGGCTCGGGGTGCCAAGATTCTTGCCGAGATCGTCGGATATGGTATGAGCGGTGATGCGTTTCACGTAACGATGCCAGACGAAACAGGTTCGGGAGCGATCCGTGTGATGCAGCGTGCGTTAAAAGATGCCGGGCTCGATCCAAGCCAGATAGGCTACATCAATGCCCACGGAACGTCGACGCCGTATAACGATAAATTTGAGACACTCGCGATCAAAAAGGTCTTTGGCGAAAACGCTTATAACATCCCAGTTAGTTCGACAAAATCCATGACCGGTCACGCACTCGGTGCCGCCGGCGGGCTCGAAGCCGTATTCTCGGTCAAAGCCCTGATGGAAAACAAACTGCCGCCAACGATCAACTACGAATTCCCGGATCCTGATTGTGATCTCGATTACATCCCAAATCAGGCCCGCGAAGCGAAGGTCGATTACGTGCTTTCGAACAACTTCGGATTCGGCGGAACCAATGCTTGTTTGATATTCAAACGATACAGCGAATAGTTTCAACAGAAAGCGTCTGTGCCCGTTTTGAGCATTGGCGCTTTTCTTATATCCTACAAATGAATGACCATTCATTTTTAATATGAAAATTATCGTACTAATGAAACAAGTCGCCAATAAAGATGCCGTACTACGCATCGCGGGCGATGAAAAATGGATCAACGAGGCTGATATCTCGCAGCAGACCAATGAGTCTGACGGATATGCTCTCGAGGAAGCTCTTCGGACCGTCGAAGCTAAAGGTGCAGGCGAGGTCGTCGTTTGCACGCTTGGGCCGCAGACCGCGAAGACCGTTATCAAAGACGCTCTCGCTCGTGGTGCTGATCGAGCGATCCACGTTGTCGTGGACGACAGCAAGAGCCTTTCGCCGTATCAGATCGCGAAGGCGATCGCCGATGCGATCCGCGAAGAGAATGCAGACCTTATTTTTACCGGGCTGCAGTCTGACGATGCGAGCCATGGGCAGACGGGCGTGATCCTGGCAGAATTGCTCGGCATTCCGCACGCGACCATTGTGATCGAAGTTGACCGTGCTAGCCTCAGTGACACGCTCCGTGTCAAACGTGAACTCGAGAGCGGCTGGTATCAATGGTTTACCTACAAGATGCCGTCATTGCTGACGATCCAGTCGGGCATATCGCAGATCCGTTACGCTTCGCTCAAAGGCATCATGGCCGCGAAGAAGAAAGAGATCCGCGACGTCACGCCGGCGATCGAGGCATTTGCATCGGCTTCAAGAGTTGAAAAAGTTTACCTGCCTCTTAAATCCAAACAGACCCAAATGCTCGGCAATGGAGATGCTAAAGCCGGTGCGGTCGAATTGGTTGAAAAGCTCAGAACGGAGGTTCGCGTCATATGATCTTAGTATTTATCGAACACAAGGATTGCGTCCTCAACAAAACCTCGCTCGAAGCGATCACCGCTGCTCAGGCGATCGGCAAAGACCTCGGCCTTAAGGTTGCGGCAGTTCTGCCGTGCGACAAAGATTGCTCGCTCGCTCAGGAGATCGCCGGTTATAACATCGAAAAGGTCATCGTTGCAAAGAATGAGAAACTTGGCACCTACACACCCGACGGCTATGCGGATGCTTGGGAACAGGTTGTTAAAGCGACAAATCCGCAATACGTCGTGATGTCGCACACCTATCAGGTTCGTGATTTCGCTCCGAAAGTTGCGGCGCGTCTCGGTCGCGAGGTCGTTGGCGACTGCATCCGCTACAGAGCAGATGGTGGTAAACTAACGCTCACACGCCGTATTTTCCTTGGCAAGCTTGATGCTGATGTCACTATCGGCGGTGATGCCCCTTATTTCGTCACTTTCCAATCGGGCTCGTTCCGCGGTGACAGCGCCGAAAAGGGAAGTGCTGCGGTTGAGACGATGGATGTGAGCGTCGGCGAAATACGCATGACGCCCGAGGCTCCCTTCCAAGAAGCAAAAGCCACGGTCGATCTCAGCAAATCCGAGATCATCGTAGCGGTTGGCCGAGGTATCAAATCGCAAGAGAATATCGCCCTTGCCCAGCAATTGGCTGACGTTCTCGGTGCTGACCTTGCTGCCTCACGTCCTATCTGCGACAGCGATTGGCTGCCGATCGACCGCCAGATCGGTTCGTCGGGCCAGACCGTCGCTCCGAAGGTGTACATCGCTCTTGGCATTTCCGGTGCGATCCAGCATATCGTCGGCATGAAGAACGCCGGAACGATCATCGCCGTCAACAAGGACGCTGAGGCTCCGATCTTCGACATTGCCGATTATGGCATCGTCGGTGACCTGTTTGACGCGGTACCGGTGTTGATCGAAGAGATCAAGAAAGCGAAAGGCTAGTCGCCAACACATTCCAGTACGTTAAGCACGGGCCGGGAATTTCCGGTCCGTGCTTTTCTTTGCGCTCTTTCCGGCCTCCTCCAATGATCAACAAATAAAAATAGCACTTATGATTGAAATCATTTTTTCCACGCCGCTCCGCTGATAGCTTTGTTTGTAGAAAAGGAGTAAGAATGAACAACATACAACTGATCAAAGAGTTTCAGGAGGCGGATGATCCTGCGGAGGACAAGAAATTGACTGAACTGTACAACGGGCCGTTTCGCCGTATTGTCGAAGTTCGGCTCAATAATAGTGCTGTTCTCTCGAGGCACAATGCCGCCGAGCCCATAACTGTTTTTTGCATTTCGGGAACCGGAACGTTCTTTGCCGGCGAAGAACTGGACGAGTCAATCGCAATGCAGACCGGAACACTGATAACCCTGGAGCCTGGCGTTGTACACGAGGTCCGGGCCGAGCCCGCACTCCACTTGATCGTCAGCAAATTCAAGAGTGCGTGAAATTACATTTGGTAAGCAATAGTCAGCGACGATTGGTCGCGAGGAGACAATGAGATGAAGAGGCTTTGGTTGATACTTGGAGCGGTATTTGTTTTTTCATTCGCAATTTTGGGATGGGTCGGAACGGAGATATTCAGGCAGGCCCCGCCGATCCCTAAAGAGGTTGTAACCACTGACGGCTCGCAGTTAATAGCGCCTGAACAGGTTTCGAATGGCCAAAACGTTTGGCAGGCGATGGGCGGAATGCAGGTTGGGTCGATCTGGGGGCACGGCTCTTACGTCGCTCCTGATTGGACGGCCGATTATTTGCATCGCGAGTCGGTATTTATCCTGAATACGTGGTCGAACGCGGAATTCGGAGGCAGTTACGACAGCCTCGCTAGCGAAAAGCAGGCTTCGCTGCGTCAGCGGCTGCAGGATCTGATGCGGAAAAATACCTACGACGAAGCGATCGGCCGCATCACCGTCGATCCGCTTCGAGCTAAGGCATTCGAGGAGAATCTTAAACATTACTCGGACGTTTTCGCCAACGGAAACAAGGATTACGCAATACAGCGAAACGCGCAGTCCGATCCCGCGAAGTTGCGAGATCTGACATCCTTCTTCTTCTGGACCGCGTGGGCATCTGCGGCGAATCGTCCGAACAACACGATCTCTTACACCAGTAATTTCCCGTCAGAGCCGCTCGTCGGAAACGTGCCGACGAGTTCTGCGATCGTGTGGACAGGGGTGAGCGTGATCATGCTGATCGCGGGCATCGGAGCTATGGTCTGGTTCTACGCGGGCTGGCGAAAGGAAGGCGACGCGTCGATGCCGCCGGATTCGGATCCGCTCATTGGTGAGACCTTGACGCCCTCGCAAAAAGCGACCGTCAAGTACTTTTTCGTCGTCTCGCTCCTTTTTCTCTTGCAGATCGTGATGGGAATAATCACGGCTCACTACGGCGTCGAGGGCGGTGGATTTTATGGAATTCCGTTGCAGGATTATTTGCCATACGTCGTGACGCGCACGTGGCACACGCAGCTCGGAATATTCTGGATCGCGACCGCATGGCTTGCAGCCGGACTATTTATCGCACCGTACATTTGCGGCTATGAGCCGAAAAAACAGAAGCTCGGTGTTGATCTTTTGTTCGGAGCTTTGCTCATAGTTGTTCTCGGTTCGATGGGCGGGCAATGGATGAGCGTCATGCACAAGCTCGGCAATGGCGATCTCTGGTTCTGGTTCGGCCATCAGGGCTACGAATACGTCGACCTCGGCCGTGTGTGGCAGGCCGCTCTATTTGTTGGGCTTCTGTTGTGGCTGGTTCTCGTTGGCAGGTCAGCGATCGCGGGACTCAACAAAGCAGGGAATAACAAATCACTCGTGTTGCTCTACCTCGGCACGACGGCTGGCATCGCCTTGTTTTACGCACCGGGATTATTCTGGGGAATGAGGTCAAATCTAACCGTCGTCGAATATTGGCGCTGGTGGGTCGTTCACCTCTGGGTCGAAGGCTTTTTCGAGGTTTTTGCGACGGTCGTGATCGCGTTCTTGTTTGCCCGGCTTAAAGTTATCAATGCCGAGCACGCCGCGCAGGCATCCCTATTATCCGGAGCAATCTATCTAAGCGGCGGCATCATCGGCACGATGCATCACTTGTATTTCTCCGGCACGCCGACGATCGCATTGGCATTCGGATCGGTATTCAGTGCACTCGAGATCGTACCGCTGGTATTCGTTGGCTACGAAGCCTTCGACAACATTCGTCACTCGAAAAAGAAGCCATGGCTCGCACAGTACAAATGGGTCGTGTATTTCTTTGTTGCAGTGGCGTTTTGGAATCTGGTCGGTGCCGGCATCTTCGGATTTATGATCAATCCGCCGATCGCTCTCTATTACATGCAGGGACTGAACACGACCGCAACTCACGCTCATGGAGCACTTTACGGTGTTTACGGAACGCTGGGCCTGGCACTTCTATTGTTCTGCATGCGTGCAATTGAGCCGGAGCGTAAATGGAATACAAAGCTGCTCAGCTTTGCATTCTGGGCGATCAATATCGGAATGCTGATGGAGATATTGCTCAGCCTGCTGCCGATCGGCTTGCTGCAGACTTACCAATCGGTTTCGGTCGGTTATTGGTCGGCACGCAGTCCTGAATTCATGCAGACGGCATTACTCCAAAACCTGCGATGGATGAGGCTCTTTGGCGACTCGGTTTTTGCTCTCGGAGCATTGGCTTTTGTTTGGTTTGCATTAAAGTTGATGCTTACCAAAGGCGAACGAACCGAACTTCCATAGGGTAAAACGTTGAAAATAGTGCGGCTCGTCACAAAACGGGCCGCATTTTCACAATACTATTAATTCGCCATGAAAACAGATATTCAAAACCGCGAGGATATCGATGCCCTGATGAAAATGTTCTATTCGCGGGCGATCAAAGACGATGTCATCGGCTACATTTTTACGGACGTTGCCAGACTCGACCTTGACCGCCACCTTCCGATCATCGGAGATTTTTGGGAAACCATCGTTTTTCACACCGGCGATTATCAGCGTCATGGCCGCCATCCTTTGCTGGTTCATGGTGAACTTACTGAGAAAACGCCCCTTTTACCCGAACATTTTACACGCTGGCTTGAGATCTTTACCGAAACGGTCGACGGTACATTTTCAGGCGAGAGGGCGGATTTTATTAAGGTCAGAGCTAGAGCGATCGCGGACAGGATGCTGCACTACGTGGGCGAGATCAACGAGCGGCTAGCTATCCCTCGAGATAATCCTGCAGAGGTCGACGCTCTTCGACGACGATCTTGCCATGAGAGATCGTAACAACTCCTTTATCAGCAAGTTTGCGGATCGAACGGATCGTAGTTTCGGTCGTGAGCCCGGCCATTCGGGCGATATCCTGACGGCGATGCGTTATTCGAACCGGGCCGTCACCGCATTCTTTGAGGGCGAGTTTAAGCAAAATGCTCGCCACGCGATGTTCAGGCGAAGCGGTAGCGAGATTGTGGATAGTCGCCGTTTTTTCCCGCAGCATTCCGCACATCCAATCGATCACCGTAAAGGAGAATTCGCTCGAGGTCCGCAGCGTATTGAGAAAATCATTGCGGGCGATCAGCAGCAGGCGGGATTCTTCCATAGCGATGGCGGTCGCGGGATATTTACCTCCATCAAAGACCGGCGGCACGGCGAACATCTCGCCCTCCTGAAAAACTCCGATGATCACTTCCTTGCCCGGTTCGAGAAAGTGGATCATCTTTACCCGCCCTGATAAAACAATAGGCAGAAAAGCGGCATCGTCGCCGCCCGCGAAGACTTCTTCGTCCACGCCAAACGTCCTGACCCGCCCGCATTTGTGCAGCAAGTGCGACAGGTCGGAACTGATCGATGAGAGAAGTGGTTTCATTGGTCGTTATCTTAGACGGCGATGATCCTCGCTCGCGCTTATCGTAGCGGCGAGACGTGATATCCGCGTTTTTTCCTGTTTCGCGTCCATTATATGATGGATCATTATCTTTTGATACGACGGTGCCTGCGAAGTGAAAAACGCCCAAGCCTTCTTGTTATTGCGGAACTGCTTTTCAAATTCTGACGAAAGCTCACTCGCTTCTTTTTCATAAGAATAGATCGCCGACCTCTTTTCAGTTCGCTTTTCGAAAGCCGCGATGCCGGCAGGCTTCATCACCCCGGCATTTGTAAGCTCTTCGACCTTTCGAATATTCACCCCACTCCAAATACTGCCCGCTTTTCGCGGTGTGAATCTGATCGAATAGCTTTCGTCATCGATGCGCCTTCGCACGCCGTCGATCCAGCCGAAGCAGAGAGCCTGATCGACCGATTCGGGCCATGTCATGTTTGGTTTTCCGCTGCCGACCTTGTTAAATCTGACCAGAAGCTCGGTCTCAGTCTCGTGGTTCTTTTCGAGCCACTCACGGAATGGGTTTTGGTTAGGGAAAAATTTTGGAAGCATTCGTAATGATAGCAAACATTACAAAAGCTTCGACTTGGCTTCCAGTTCGGCGGCCTTTTGTTCGTCGGCTTCGGCGAGTGGGATCTTTTTAAGGAGGCGGTAGGCGGCGGCGCGATTCTTGTAGGCCTCCGCGAATTTGGCGTCGATCGCGATCGCTGCTGTCAGATCAGCGACGGCTGCGTCGAGATCTTTCAGCAGCAGCCGTATCTTTCCGCGATTCGCTAAAGCCTTTGCGTGCTGTGGATTAAGCTCGATGACCTTGCTGAAGTCGGCTTCGGCACCCGTGAGGTCGCCTTTGTCGCGGCGGGCCGTTCCACGATTGTAATACGCCGACGTGCTCGACGATGCGAGGCCGATCGCCCGCGTGTAATCGGTGATGGCGGCGTCGGTATTTCCTTTCAATTTGTAAACAACGCCGCGATTGAGATACGCACTCGCTAGATCCGGATCGATCCTAAGAGCAGCCGTTAGATCCTTGATCGCTCCGTCGAGGTCGCCCTTGTTCTTGCGTACGATGGCACGGTTAACGTAAGCGTCGGTGTCGTCGGGAGCGAGTTCCAGAGCCTTAGTATAATCCTCGATCGCCCCGTCCGGGTCACCATCTTTCTGCCGGTCGACCGCCCGATTAAAATAAGCGTCCGCCGTCATCTGTGCCGAAGCCTGCGTGGCAAAAATTCCCACAGAGAACATCGCGAAAACGAAAAGAAAAATAGAATATCTCATTCCTTACCCCTCATATCACGATAAAAAGACCGATTCAGACGCATCTTTCGGATAAATTGGCGTTTAGCCGGTACGATAAACCGGTGAGGTTGCTCCGCTGGCTGGATCGAGAGATCTTTTTATGATCGTTCTCAGTACTTGTGATTCTCTTCCGGGTAGAGTTTTTCGAGGGGGTCGGGGAGTTGGTCGGATTCCATTTGGCCTTGGTAGGGGCGGAGGAGTTCTTCGTCGCCTTCGGTTAGCCAGAGGTTTTGTTCGTCGAGGTTGGTGAAGATTACGGGCATGGCTTTTTCGTGGATCGGGCGCATGAAATCGTTCGGTTCGGTGGTGAATACCGTGAACGAATACCGCGTCTGGCCGTTCTCGAAATAGCGGCTCCAGAGGCCGGCGAGGGCATACGGTGTTCGGCCTTTTACAAAGATCTCGACGGGCGGCAGGCCTTTGCCCTTGATGGGCCATTCATAGAAACTGTCGACCGGGAACAGGCATCGCTGGCCTTTCTTGAGCAACGCGGGCCAGAGTTTTTTCTCGTGCATCGTCTCGACGCGGGCGTTGAAGGTCGGATATTTTGCCTCGAATTTGCCCGCACCGTCCCACTGGCACCACCAGCGGGCTTCGAGCGTTTTGATCAGCCCGTCACCGCGGCGGGCGACGATGAACGCCGGCTCGGTCGGCCGCAGATTTCGCCGCTCGACAAATTCGTCGGGCGTTTCCCAATAAGAAATGTACTTCTCATACCGGCTGACGTGGACCTGTGAAGCTCTTCCGCACATATTTCGATTGTATCAGAAGAATTTCCGGGTGTACCGAATGTGAATTCGCGAAAAAGTGCGGTCTTCTAAAGAATCGACTCGGAATTCGCGAAACTTTTTCGTCGATGTTAGTGTATTATTCATTCACACTTTCAATTTCGGCAGGGTAGCCGGGAAATTTTATCAGGAGAATCTTTAGGGGAAGACGGGAAGGCTGCGGCTTTGCCGGGCTGTTTGATTATGAAGAAATACAGATCGTTACATATCGCGGCAGTGGTTTTATTGCTGCAGTCTTTTGTGATGCCGGCGGCAATGCTGGCGCAGGATGCTAAACGGGACGAGGTTTACGCCGCGATCCGCAAAGAGGGAATGGAGAATTCGAAAATAATGAACACGATGCATTATTTTACCGATCTCTACGGCCCGCGTTTGACCGGTTCGCCAAATCACGTGAACGCCGCGAAATGGGCGGCCCGCGAAATGAAATCGTGGGGCTTTGATTTTGCGGATCTCGAGGCGTGGGACTTCGGGCATCCGGGTTGGGTCAATGACCGCAACACCGGCGTCATGCTCAAGCCCGTTGCCGACACGCTGACATTCGAAGTGCTCGCGTGGACGCCTTCGACCAAAGGCCCTGTCACGGCAGAGGCTGTAAGCATGGTCCTTCCGTCATTCCCGGCAGCGGCGAATCCGCGTATCATGCAGAATCCGACCCAAGAAGAGCTGACGGCTTATTTTGACAAGGTAAAAGGCGACATCGCCGGTAAAATCGTGCTCGTTGGAACACAAACTTTCATCGACCAGTCGACGCCGCAGGCACCAAAACGTGTCGACGACGCCGTTCTCAAATGCCGTATGGACCCGACCAAAACTCCGGCTGATTGTGCCGCCCTCGGCGGCGGAGCAGGCGGACCTGGCGGCGGGCCTCGCGGCGGCGGTCCGGGCGGACCGGGCGGCGGCGGACAGGTCACACCGCGTCCGAATGCTCTGACCGGAGCTCAGATCAGCGACCAGCTCGATAAATTCCTGCTCGACAACAAAGTTCTGGTTCGCGTCAATGAATCACAGCTCGATCGCGGCCTCGTTCGTGCATTCAATAACCGCACGTTCGACGTTACCAAGGTC
Protein-coding sequences here:
- the fabD gene encoding ACP S-malonyltransferase, whose amino-acid sequence is MSKTAYIFPGQGSQAVGMGKDLFDNFTAAREVFEAADDALEFSLSEMCFDGDEADLQLTANTQPAILTVSVAAFHAAMAEGLPVPDFVAGHSLGEYSALVAAGVLDFAEAVQTVRKRGTYMQEAVPVGVGAMAAILGLDAATVEAGCAEAAQGQVCSPANINSPSQVVIAGNAEAVDRACEILKEKGAKRAIKLNVSAPFHCGLMMPAQERLALDLAKLEYGAFEFPIFHNVDAAASSDTSLVAAKLTQQVSSPVRWLQTIENMRANGVEKFIEIGPGKVLTGLVRQIDKEAVYANIENTDSLRNTLETL
- a CDS encoding M20/M25/M40 family metallo-hydrolase, translating into MKKYRSLHIAAVVLLLQSFVMPAAMLAQDAKRDEVYAAIRKEGMENSKIMNTMHYFTDLYGPRLTGSPNHVNAAKWAAREMKSWGFDFADLEAWDFGHPGWVNDRNTGVMLKPVADTLTFEVLAWTPSTKGPVTAEAVSMVLPSFPAAANPRIMQNPTQEELTAYFDKVKGDIAGKIVLVGTQTFIDQSTPQAPKRVDDAVLKCRMDPTKTPADCAALGGGAGGPGGGPRGGGPGGPGGGGQVTPRPNALTGAQISDQLDKFLLDNKVLVRVNESQLDRGLVRAFNNRTFDVTKVVPTVVMRTEDFGRIYRLIQHKTPVTLEFDLRSHTVPDGVTSYNVVGEIWGSDKKDEVIMLGGHLDSWHSATGATDNAVGCATMMEAARILKAIGVKPRRTIRVACWGGEEQGLLGSAAYVKRHFGTFENPTPEYAKFGGYFNIDSGTGKARALNVFGPAETATVLRDALAPFPDLGFAGVNTTKSRATGGTDSTSFNFAGLPGIGTQQDPIEYFAGTWHTNIDTYERIIEADVKASSIIFAAAVYTLAMRDGLLPRFSAAEMPPPPTPAPTPTPAASPRP
- a CDS encoding electron transfer flavoprotein subunit beta/FixA family protein — protein: MKIIVLMKQVANKDAVLRIAGDEKWINEADISQQTNESDGYALEEALRTVEAKGAGEVVVCTLGPQTAKTVIKDALARGADRAIHVVVDDSKSLSPYQIAKAIADAIREENADLIFTGLQSDDASHGQTGVILAELLGIPHATIVIEVDRASLSDTLRVKRELESGWYQWFTYKMPSLLTIQSGISQIRYASLKGIMAAKKKEIRDVTPAIEAFASASRVEKVYLPLKSKQTQMLGNGDAKAGAVELVEKLRTEVRVI
- a CDS encoding SOS response-associated peptidase family protein encodes the protein MCGRASQVHVSRYEKYISYWETPDEFVERRNLRPTEPAFIVARRGDGLIKTLEARWWCQWDGAGKFEAKYPTFNARVETMHEKKLWPALLKKGQRCLFPVDSFYEWPIKGKGLPPVEIFVKGRTPYALAGLWSRYFENGQTRYSFTVFTTEPNDFMRPIHEKAMPVIFTNLDEQNLWLTEGDEELLRPYQGQMESDQLPDPLEKLYPEENHKY
- a CDS encoding acyl carrier protein encodes the protein MSEVQDKIKQIIVDELGVDEAEVTENARFIEDLGADSLDLVELVMRFEEEFDIEIPDEDAEKIQGVRDAYAYVEQHKAA
- a CDS encoding tetratricopeptide repeat protein, which translates into the protein MRYSIFLFVFAMFSVGIFATQASAQMTADAYFNRAVDRQKDGDPDGAIEDYTKALELAPDDTDAYVNRAIVRKNKGDLDGAIKDLTAALRIDPDLASAYLNRGVVYKLKGNTDAAITDYTRAIGLASSSTSAYYNRGTARRDKGDLTGAEADFSKVIELNPQHAKALANRGKIRLLLKDLDAAVADLTAAIAIDAKFAEAYKNRAAAYRLLKKIPLAEADEQKAAELEAKSKLL
- a CDS encoding nitric-oxide reductase large subunit — protein: MKRLWLILGAVFVFSFAILGWVGTEIFRQAPPIPKEVVTTDGSQLIAPEQVSNGQNVWQAMGGMQVGSIWGHGSYVAPDWTADYLHRESVFILNTWSNAEFGGSYDSLASEKQASLRQRLQDLMRKNTYDEAIGRITVDPLRAKAFEENLKHYSDVFANGNKDYAIQRNAQSDPAKLRDLTSFFFWTAWASAANRPNNTISYTSNFPSEPLVGNVPTSSAIVWTGVSVIMLIAGIGAMVWFYAGWRKEGDASMPPDSDPLIGETLTPSQKATVKYFFVVSLLFLLQIVMGIITAHYGVEGGGFYGIPLQDYLPYVVTRTWHTQLGIFWIATAWLAAGLFIAPYICGYEPKKQKLGVDLLFGALLIVVLGSMGGQWMSVMHKLGNGDLWFWFGHQGYEYVDLGRVWQAALFVGLLLWLVLVGRSAIAGLNKAGNNKSLVLLYLGTTAGIALFYAPGLFWGMRSNLTVVEYWRWWVVHLWVEGFFEVFATVVIAFLFARLKVINAEHAAQASLLSGAIYLSGGIIGTMHHLYFSGTPTIALAFGSVFSALEIVPLVFVGYEAFDNIRHSKKKPWLAQYKWVVYFFVAVAFWNLVGAGIFGFMINPPIALYYMQGLNTTATHAHGALYGVYGTLGLALLLFCMRAIEPERKWNTKLLSFAFWAINIGMLMEILLSLLPIGLLQTYQSVSVGYWSARSPEFMQTALLQNLRWMRLFGDSVFALGALAFVWFALKLMLTKGERTELP
- a CDS encoding Crp/Fnr family transcriptional regulator; its protein translation is MKPLLSSISSDLSHLLHKCGRVRTFGVDEEVFAGGDDAAFLPIVLSGRVKMIHFLEPGKEVIIGVFQEGEMFAVPPVFDGGKYPATAIAMEESRLLLIARNDFLNTLRTSSEFSFTVIDWMCGMLREKTATIHNLATASPEHRVASILLKLALKECGDGPVRITHRRQDIARMAGLTTETTIRSIRKLADKGVVTISHGKIVVEERRPLQDYLEG
- a CDS encoding electron transfer flavoprotein subunit alpha/FixB family protein — translated: MILVFIEHKDCVLNKTSLEAITAAQAIGKDLGLKVAAVLPCDKDCSLAQEIAGYNIEKVIVAKNEKLGTYTPDGYADAWEQVVKATNPQYVVMSHTYQVRDFAPKVAARLGREVVGDCIRYRADGGKLTLTRRIFLGKLDADVTIGGDAPYFVTFQSGSFRGDSAEKGSAAVETMDVSVGEIRMTPEAPFQEAKATVDLSKSEIIVAVGRGIKSQENIALAQQLADVLGADLAASRPICDSDWLPIDRQIGSSGQTVAPKVYIALGISGAIQHIVGMKNAGTIIAVNKDAEAPIFDIADYGIVGDLFDAVPVLIEEIKKAKG
- a CDS encoding group III truncated hemoglobin; translation: MKTDIQNREDIDALMKMFYSRAIKDDVIGYIFTDVARLDLDRHLPIIGDFWETIVFHTGDYQRHGRHPLLVHGELTEKTPLLPEHFTRWLEIFTETVDGTFSGERADFIKVRARAIADRMLHYVGEINERLAIPRDNPAEVDALRRRSCHERS
- a CDS encoding YdeI/OmpD-associated family protein, whose product is MLPKFFPNQNPFREWLEKNHETETELLVRFNKVGSGKPNMTWPESVDQALCFGWIDGVRRRIDDESYSIRFTPRKAGSIWSGVNIRKVEELTNAGVMKPAGIAAFEKRTEKRSAIYSYEKEASELSSEFEKQFRNNKKAWAFFTSQAPSYQKIMIHHIMDAKQEKTRISRLAATISASEDHRRLR
- the fabF gene encoding beta-ketoacyl-ACP synthase II — its product is MKRRVVVTGLGSVTPCGNDVPTTWGALMKGENGADFISRFDTERFSVKFACEVKGFDPLSFLDKKEARRMGAFTHFALAASDEAMKHSGLVIDSSNDEMIGTYISSGIGDFWAIEREHEKLLNQGPDRVSPFFIVSAIVNLASGNVSIRHGAKGPNSATATACSAGAHAIGDSFRIIERGDADAMICGGAESAITPMSVAGFASMRALSTRNDDPKHASRPFDLERDGFVIGEGAGILILEELEFAKARGAKILAEIVGYGMSGDAFHVTMPDETGSGAIRVMQRALKDAGLDPSQIGYINAHGTSTPYNDKFETLAIKKVFGENAYNIPVSSTKSMTGHALGAAGGLEAVFSVKALMENKLPPTINYEFPDPDCDLDYIPNQAREAKVDYVLSNNFGFGGTNACLIFKRYSE